The Quercus robur chromosome 7, dhQueRobu3.1, whole genome shotgun sequence genome has a segment encoding these proteins:
- the LOC126692638 gene encoding L-type lectin-domain containing receptor kinase IV.1 isoform X8 encodes MFSKLVILLPLLISVVGSQDTNFIYNGFRSVNLSLDGKATITSNGLLELTNDTKQQKGLAFYPTPISFKNSLNDSAFFFSTTFVFAIVSAYPTLRGNGIAFVISPTRERPGALPNQYLGLFNETNNGNATNHLVAVELDTVLNQEFKDINGNHVGVDINGMVSENSSLAGYYADSGAFTNLTLFSGNPMQVWVEYDGVKKQLNVTLAPIDVGKPKFPLLSLSRDLSSIINKTMYVGFSSATGTFLTSHYILGWSFKLNGKAQELALSQLPKLPQGKERSKLLTIGLPVILVSLVLVAISGATYVIKRKRKFAELVEDWEVDYGPHRFKYKDLYIATRGFRDKELLGSGGFGKVYKGVLTTSKIEIAVKKVSHESRQGMREFVAEIVSIGRLRHRNLVPLLGYCRRKGELLLVYDYMSNGSLDKYLFDQPQVTLSWSQRFKVIKGVASGLFYLHEGWDQVVIHRDVKASNVLLDGELNGKLGDFGLARLYDHGTDPQTTHVVGTLGYLAPEHTRSGKATTSTDVFAFGAFMLEVASGRRPIQANGPPEDSILVDWVFSHFSQGEIMEARDPNYGTSYVAEELELVLKLGLMCSHSEAAARPSMRQVVQYLEGDVPFPDLSSLGLSSTGLTFAHGDGLDDFFLSYPSSMNQAFSHTSSIVESLLSGGR; translated from the coding sequence ATGTTTTCCAAGCTTGTAATACTGCTGCCTCTCCTAATAAGCGTTGTAGGCTCCCAAGATACCAACTTCATTTACAATGGTTTTAGATCAGTCAATCTTAGCCTAGACGGCAAAGCCACTATCACTTCTAATGGTCTTTTGGAGCTCACCAATGACACCAAACAGCAAAAGGGTCTTGCTTTCTACCCTACTCCAATAAGCTTCAAGAACTCATTGAATGACagtgctttctttttctctacgACTTTCGTCTTTGCCATTGTTTCCGCATATCCAACTCTAAGAGGAAATGGGATAGCTTTCGTGATTTCTCCAACTAGAGAGCGGCCAGGAGCTCTTCCAAACCAATACCTTGGCCTTTTCAATGAGACCAACAATGGTAATGCTACCAATCATCTCGTTGCTGTAGAGCTCGATACAGTCCTGAACCAAGAATTTAAAGATATCAATGGTAACCATGTTGGGGTGGACATAAATGGAATGGTGTCCGAGAATTCTTCTCTAGCGGGTTATTATGCTGACAGTGGTGCCTTTACGAACTTGACCCTTTTCAGTGGAAACCCAATGCAAGTTTGGGTGGAATATGATGGTGTCAAGAAGCAACTCAATGTAACTTTAGCTCCAATTGATGTTGGTAAACCCAAATTTCCACTATTGTCTTTGTCCCGTGATCTTTCATCTATCATTAACAAAACCATGTATGTTGGGTTCTCTTCCGCAACTGGCACTTTCCTAACTTCCCATTATATTTTGGGTTGGAGCTTTAAGTTGAATGGTAAGGCTCAAGAACTTGCCCTTTCTCAACTTCCCAAGCTGCCTCAAGGTAAAGAGAGATCTAAACTTTTGACAATTGGATTGCCTGTGATTCTTGTTAGTTTAGTCTTGGTAGCAATTTCAGGTGCAACGTATGtcataaaaaggaaaaggaagttTGCAGAATTGGTAGAAGACTGGGAGGTTGACTATGGGCCTCACAGATTCAAATACAAAGATCTTTATATTGCTACAAGAGGATTTAGGGACAAAGAACTATTGGGTAGTGGTGGATTTGGTAAAGTATATAAAGGTGTACTAACTACCTCTAAAATTGAGATTGCTGTGAAGAAGGTCTCTCATGAATCAAGACAGGGAATGAGAGAATTTGTGGCTGAAATTGTGAGTATAGGTCGGCTTCGTCACAGAAATTTAGTTCCACTCTTGGGCTATTGCCGAAGAAAAGGAGAATTGCTTTTGGTGTATGACTACATGTCCAATGGAAGCCTAGACAAGTACCTCTTTGATCAACCTCAGGTCACCCTCAGTTGGAGCCAGAGATTTAAAGTCATAAAAGGTGTGGCATCGGGACTGTTTTATCTACACGAAGGATGGGATCAGGTTGTCATTCACAGAGACGTGAAGGCTAGTAATGTCTTGCTAGATGGTGAACTGAATGGTAAATTAGGTGACTTTGGTCTTGCAAGATTATATGACCATGGAACTGATCCTCAAACTACCCATGTGGTCGGAACTCTTGGGTATCTTGCACCAGAGCATACTCGAAGTGGCAAGGCCACAACAAGCACCGATGTATTTGCTTTTGGGGCCTTTATGCTCGAGGTTGCTTCTGGAAGAAGACCAATACAGGCAAATGGGCCACCAGAGGATTCGATTTTGGTTGATTGGGTGTTTTCTCATTTTAGCCAAGGCGAAATTATGGAGGCAAGGGATCCAAATTATGGTACAAGTTATGTAGCAGAAGAACTAGAGTTGGTATTGAAACTGGGATTGATGTGCTCTCATTCAGAGGCTGCTGCAAGGCCTAGCATGCGCCAAGTTGTGCAGTACTTAGAAG
- the LOC126692638 gene encoding L-type lectin-domain containing receptor kinase IV.1 isoform X1: MFSKLVILLPLLISVVGSQDTNFIYNGFRSVNLSLDGKATITSNGLLELTNDTKQQKGLAFYPTPISFKNSLNDSAFFFSTTFVFAIVSAYPTLRGNGIAFVISPTRERPGALPNQYLGLFNETNNGNATNHLVAVELDTVLNQEFKDINGNHVGVDINGMVSENSSLAGYYADSGAFTNLTLFSGNPMQVWVEYDGVKKQLNVTLAPIDVGKPKFPLLSLSRDLSSIINKTMYVGFSSATGTFLTSHYILGWSFKLNGKAQELALSQLPKLPQGKERSKLLTIGLPVILVSLVLVAISGATYVIKRKRKFAELVEDWEVDYGPHRFKYKDLYIATRGFRDKELLGSGGFGKVYKGVLTTSKIEIAVKKVSHESRQGMREFVAEIVSIGRLRHRNLVPLLGYCRRKGELLLVYDYMSNGSLDKYLFDQPQVTLSWSQRFKVIKGVASGLFYLHEGWDQVVIHRDVKASNVLLDGELNGKLGDFGLARLYDHGTDPQTTHVVGTLGYLAPEHTRSGKATTSTDVFAFGAFMLEVASGRRPIQANGPPEDSILVDWVFSHFSQGEIMEARDPNYGTSYVAEELELVLKLGLMCSHSEAAARPSMRQVVQYLEGDVPFPDLTSLGLSSTGLTFAHGDGFDDFFMSYPSSTNQVFSHTSSIAESLLSGGR, encoded by the coding sequence ATGTTTTCCAAGCTTGTAATACTGCTGCCTCTCCTAATAAGCGTTGTAGGCTCCCAAGATACCAACTTCATTTACAATGGTTTTAGATCAGTCAATCTTAGCCTAGACGGCAAAGCCACTATCACTTCTAATGGTCTTTTGGAGCTCACCAATGACACCAAACAGCAAAAGGGTCTTGCTTTCTACCCTACTCCAATAAGCTTCAAGAACTCATTGAATGACagtgctttctttttctctacgACTTTCGTCTTTGCCATTGTTTCCGCATATCCAACTCTAAGAGGAAATGGGATAGCTTTCGTGATTTCTCCAACTAGAGAGCGGCCAGGAGCTCTTCCAAACCAATACCTTGGCCTTTTCAATGAGACCAACAATGGTAATGCTACCAATCATCTCGTTGCTGTAGAGCTCGATACAGTCCTGAACCAAGAATTTAAAGATATCAATGGTAACCATGTTGGGGTGGACATAAATGGAATGGTGTCCGAGAATTCTTCTCTAGCGGGTTATTATGCTGACAGTGGTGCCTTTACGAACTTGACCCTTTTCAGTGGAAACCCAATGCAAGTTTGGGTGGAATATGATGGTGTCAAGAAGCAACTCAATGTAACTTTAGCTCCAATTGATGTTGGTAAACCCAAATTTCCACTATTGTCTTTGTCCCGTGATCTTTCATCTATCATTAACAAAACCATGTATGTTGGGTTCTCTTCCGCAACTGGCACTTTCCTAACTTCCCATTATATTTTGGGTTGGAGCTTTAAGTTGAATGGTAAGGCTCAAGAACTTGCCCTTTCTCAACTTCCCAAGCTGCCTCAAGGTAAAGAGAGATCTAAACTTTTGACAATTGGATTGCCTGTGATTCTTGTTAGTTTAGTCTTGGTAGCAATTTCAGGTGCAACGTATGtcataaaaaggaaaaggaagttTGCAGAATTGGTAGAAGACTGGGAGGTTGACTATGGGCCTCACAGATTCAAATACAAAGATCTTTATATTGCTACAAGAGGATTTAGGGACAAAGAACTATTGGGTAGTGGTGGATTTGGTAAAGTATATAAAGGTGTACTAACTACCTCTAAAATTGAGATTGCTGTGAAGAAGGTCTCTCATGAATCAAGACAGGGAATGAGAGAATTTGTGGCTGAAATTGTGAGTATAGGTCGGCTTCGTCACAGAAATTTAGTTCCACTCTTGGGCTATTGCCGAAGAAAAGGAGAATTGCTTTTGGTGTATGACTACATGTCCAATGGAAGCCTAGACAAGTACCTCTTTGATCAACCTCAGGTCACCCTCAGTTGGAGCCAGAGATTTAAAGTCATAAAAGGTGTGGCATCGGGACTGTTTTATCTACACGAAGGATGGGATCAGGTTGTCATTCACAGAGACGTGAAGGCTAGTAATGTCTTGCTAGATGGTGAACTGAATGGTAAATTAGGTGACTTTGGTCTTGCAAGATTATATGACCATGGAACTGATCCTCAAACTACCCATGTGGTCGGAACTCTTGGGTATCTTGCACCAGAGCATACTCGAAGTGGCAAGGCCACAACAAGCACCGATGTATTTGCTTTTGGGGCCTTTATGCTCGAGGTTGCTTCTGGAAGAAGACCAATACAGGCAAATGGGCCACCAGAGGATTCGATTTTGGTTGATTGGGTGTTTTCTCATTTTAGCCAAGGCGAAATTATGGAGGCAAGGGATCCAAATTATGGTACAAGTTATGTAGCAGAAGAACTAGAGTTGGTATTGAAACTGGGATTGATGTGCTCTCATTCAGAGGCTGCTGCAAGGCCTAGCATGCGCCAAGTTGTGCAGTACTTAGAAG
- the LOC126692638 gene encoding L-type lectin-domain containing receptor kinase IV.1 isoform X12 yields the protein MFPKLLILLPLLGSLVFSQDTSFTYNGFTSANLSLDGLAMITSNGLLRLTNDTKQQQGHAFYTTPISFKNSLNDTAFSFSTTFVFAIASVYRTLSGHGIAFVISPTRGRPGAVPSTYLGLFNETNNGNATNHVVAVELDTIQNPEFKDINDNHVGVDINSLESATSTSAGYYADGGAFMNLTLFSGNPMQVWVEYDGVKKQLNVTLAPIDVGKPKFPLLSLSRDLSPIINKTMYVGFSSATGSLLISHYILGWSFKMNGKAQELALSQLPKLPRGKERSKLLTIGLPVILVCLVLVAISGATYVIKRKRKFAELLEDWEVDYGPHRFKYKDLYIATKGFTDKELLGSGGFGRVYKGVLTTSKIEIAVKKVSHESRQGMREFVAEIVSIGRLRHRNLVPLLGYCRRKGELLLVYDYMSNGSLDKYLFDQPQVTLSWSQRFQVIKGVASGLLYLHEGWDQVVIHRDVKASNVLLDGELNGRLGDFGLARLYDHGTVPQTTHVVGTLGYLAPEHNRSGKATTSTDVYAFGAFMLEVACGRRPIQANGPSEDSILVDWVFSHLSRGEIMEARDPNYGTNYVAEELELVLKLGLMCSHSEATARPSMRQVVQYLEGDVPFPDLSSLGLSSTGLTFAHGDGLDDFFLSYPSSMNQAFSHTSSIVESLLSGGR from the coding sequence ATGTTTCCCAAGCTTCTAATACTGTTGCCTCTCCTGGGAAGCTTAGTGTTCTCCCAAGATACCAGCTTCACCTACAATGGTTTTACATCGGCCAACCTAAGCCTAGATGGCTTAGCCATGATCACTTCAAATGGCCTTTTGAGGCTCACCAATGACACCAAACAGCAACAGGGTCATGCTTTCTACACAACTCCAATAAGCTTCAAGAACTCGTTGAATGACActgctttctctttctctacgACTTTCGTCTTTGCCATTGCTTCCGTATATCGAACTCTAAGTGGTCATGGGATAGCTTTCGTGATTTCTCCGACTAGAGGGCGCCCAGGAGCTGTTCCAAGTACCTACCTTGGCCTTTTCAATGAGACCAACAATGGTAATGCTACCAATCATGTCGTTGCTGTAGAGCTCGATACAATCCAGAACCCAGAATTTAAAGATATCAATGATAACCATGTTGGGGTGGACATCAATAGCTTGGAGTCCGCAACATCTACCTCAGCAGGTTATTATGCTGACGGTGGTGCCTTTATGAACTTGACCCTTTTCAGTGGAAACCCAATGCAAGTTTGGGTGGAATATGATGGTGTCAAGAAGCAACTCAATGTAACTTTAGCTCCAATTGATGTTGGTAAACCCAAATTTCCACTCTTGTCTTTGTCCCGTGATCTTTCACCTATCATTAACAAAACCATGTATGTTGGGTTCTCTTCCGCAACTGGCTCTCTCCTAATATCCCATTATATTTTGGGTTGGAGCTTTAAGATGAATGGTAAGGCTCAAGAACTTGCCCTTTCTCAACTTCCCAAGCTGCCTCGAGGTAAAGAGAGATCTAAACTTTTGACAATTGGATTGCCTGTGATTCTTGTTTGTTTAGTCTTGGTAGCAATTTCAGGTGCAACTTATGtcataaaaaggaaaaggaagttTGCAGAATTGCTAGAAGACTGGGAGGTTGACTATGGGCCTCACAGATTCAAATACAAAGATCTTTATATTGCTACGAAAGGATTTACGGACAAAGAACTATTGGGTAGTGGTGGATTTGGTAGAGTTTATAAAGGTGTACTAACTACCTCTAAAATTGAGATTGCCGTGAAGAAGGTTTCTCATGAATCAAGGCAAGGAATGAGAGAATTTGTGGCTGAAATTGTGAGCATAGGTCGGCTTCGCCACAGGAATTTAGTACCACTCTTGGGCTATTGCCGAAGAAAAGGAGAACTGCTCTTGGTGTATGATTACATGTCCAATGGGAGCCTAGACAAGTACCTCTTTGATCAACCTCAGGTCACCCTCAGTTGGAGCCAAAGATTTCAAGTCATAAAAGGTGTGGCATCCGGGCTGCTTTATCTACACGAAGGATGGGATCAAGTTGTCATTCACAGAGACGTGAAGGCTAGTAATGTTTTGCTAGATGGTGAACTGAATGGTAGATTAGGAGACTTTGGTCTTGCAAGATTATATGACCATGGAACTGTTCCTCAAACTACCCATGTGGTTGGAACTCTTGGGTATCTTGCACCAGAGCATAATCGAAGCGGCAAGGCCACAACAAGCACCGATGTGTATGCTTTTGGGGCCTTTATGCTCGAGGTTGCTTGTGGAAGAAGACCAATACAGGCAAATGGGCCATCAGAGGATTCGATTTTGGTTGATTGGGTGTTTTCTCATTTAAGCCGAGGCGAAATTATGGAGGCAAGGGATCCAAATTATGGTACAAATTATGTAGCAGAAGAACTAGAGTTGGTATTGAAATTGGGATTGATGTGCTCTCATTCAGAGGCTACTGCAAGGCCTAGCATGCGCCAAGTTGTGCAGTACTTAGAAG
- the LOC126692638 gene encoding L-type lectin-domain containing receptor kinase IV.1 isoform X11 produces MFPKLLILLPLLGSLVFSQDTSFTYNGFTSANLSLDGLAMITSNGLLRLTNDTKQQQGHAFYTTPISFKNSLNDTAFSFSTTFVFAIASVYRTLSGHGIAFVISPTRGRPGAVPSTYLGLFNETNNGNATNHVVAVELDTIQNPEFKDINDNHVGVDINSLESATSTSAGYYADGGAFMNLTLFSGNPMQVWVEYDGVKKQLNVTLAPIDVGKPKFPLLSLSRDLSPIINKTMYVGFSSATGSLLISHYILGWSFKMNGKAQELALSQLPKLPRGKERSKLLTIGLPVILVCLVLVAISGATYVIKRKRKFAELLEDWEVDYGPHRFKYKDLYIATKGFTDKELLGSGGFGRVYKGVLTTSKIEIAVKKVSHESRQGMREFVAEIVSIGRLRHRNLVPLLGYCRRKGELLLVYDYMSNGSLDKYLFDQPQVTLSWSQRFQVIKGVASGLLYLHEGWDQVVIHRDVKASNVLLDGELNGRLGDFGLARLYDHGTVPQTTHVVGTLGYLAPEHNRSGKATTSTDVYAFGAFMLEVACGRRPIQANGPSEDSILVDWVFSHLSRGEIMEARDPNYGTNYVAEELELVLKLGLMCSHSEATARPSMRQVVQYLEGDVPFPDLTSLGLSSTGLTFAHGDGFDDFFMSYPSSTNQVFSHTSSIAESLLSGGR; encoded by the coding sequence ATGTTTCCCAAGCTTCTAATACTGTTGCCTCTCCTGGGAAGCTTAGTGTTCTCCCAAGATACCAGCTTCACCTACAATGGTTTTACATCGGCCAACCTAAGCCTAGATGGCTTAGCCATGATCACTTCAAATGGCCTTTTGAGGCTCACCAATGACACCAAACAGCAACAGGGTCATGCTTTCTACACAACTCCAATAAGCTTCAAGAACTCGTTGAATGACActgctttctctttctctacgACTTTCGTCTTTGCCATTGCTTCCGTATATCGAACTCTAAGTGGTCATGGGATAGCTTTCGTGATTTCTCCGACTAGAGGGCGCCCAGGAGCTGTTCCAAGTACCTACCTTGGCCTTTTCAATGAGACCAACAATGGTAATGCTACCAATCATGTCGTTGCTGTAGAGCTCGATACAATCCAGAACCCAGAATTTAAAGATATCAATGATAACCATGTTGGGGTGGACATCAATAGCTTGGAGTCCGCAACATCTACCTCAGCAGGTTATTATGCTGACGGTGGTGCCTTTATGAACTTGACCCTTTTCAGTGGAAACCCAATGCAAGTTTGGGTGGAATATGATGGTGTCAAGAAGCAACTCAATGTAACTTTAGCTCCAATTGATGTTGGTAAACCCAAATTTCCACTCTTGTCTTTGTCCCGTGATCTTTCACCTATCATTAACAAAACCATGTATGTTGGGTTCTCTTCCGCAACTGGCTCTCTCCTAATATCCCATTATATTTTGGGTTGGAGCTTTAAGATGAATGGTAAGGCTCAAGAACTTGCCCTTTCTCAACTTCCCAAGCTGCCTCGAGGTAAAGAGAGATCTAAACTTTTGACAATTGGATTGCCTGTGATTCTTGTTTGTTTAGTCTTGGTAGCAATTTCAGGTGCAACTTATGtcataaaaaggaaaaggaagttTGCAGAATTGCTAGAAGACTGGGAGGTTGACTATGGGCCTCACAGATTCAAATACAAAGATCTTTATATTGCTACGAAAGGATTTACGGACAAAGAACTATTGGGTAGTGGTGGATTTGGTAGAGTTTATAAAGGTGTACTAACTACCTCTAAAATTGAGATTGCCGTGAAGAAGGTTTCTCATGAATCAAGGCAAGGAATGAGAGAATTTGTGGCTGAAATTGTGAGCATAGGTCGGCTTCGCCACAGGAATTTAGTACCACTCTTGGGCTATTGCCGAAGAAAAGGAGAACTGCTCTTGGTGTATGATTACATGTCCAATGGGAGCCTAGACAAGTACCTCTTTGATCAACCTCAGGTCACCCTCAGTTGGAGCCAAAGATTTCAAGTCATAAAAGGTGTGGCATCCGGGCTGCTTTATCTACACGAAGGATGGGATCAAGTTGTCATTCACAGAGACGTGAAGGCTAGTAATGTTTTGCTAGATGGTGAACTGAATGGTAGATTAGGAGACTTTGGTCTTGCAAGATTATATGACCATGGAACTGTTCCTCAAACTACCCATGTGGTTGGAACTCTTGGGTATCTTGCACCAGAGCATAATCGAAGCGGCAAGGCCACAACAAGCACCGATGTGTATGCTTTTGGGGCCTTTATGCTCGAGGTTGCTTGTGGAAGAAGACCAATACAGGCAAATGGGCCATCAGAGGATTCGATTTTGGTTGATTGGGTGTTTTCTCATTTAAGCCGAGGCGAAATTATGGAGGCAAGGGATCCAAATTATGGTACAAATTATGTAGCAGAAGAACTAGAGTTGGTATTGAAATTGGGATTGATGTGCTCTCATTCAGAGGCTACTGCAAGGCCTAGCATGCGCCAAGTTGTGCAGTACTTAGAAG